The following are encoded together in the Thunnus maccoyii chromosome 18, fThuMac1.1, whole genome shotgun sequence genome:
- the LOC121884906 gene encoding MICAL-like protein 1 isoform X5, with translation MVSIKVPDCLSIITYLFQYYHFFSRKPYAGLASFRSSHIAVLDNLTKSKAPVGLKPLKSSTDLSSGEDNLSSTRPHTVCHLCFKPVHLIQRHLIDGKVYHRSCFRCKVCHSTLLAGSYTKGRDAGSLICTHHITDSKSTPVDLCQQIGSTENTPKCKFQAGYLSLDGLTISSVPHYTVKTESQDRLGYRRLEMEQREKQERSRAVKDSENRDSPVVMKSKVKPAPPNPPPPRVKDKTAKEAGKAGPAPIPTDSKVQQEATKTEELSELSSPCALVTEGNSRPVPAPRRMMDSAVVPVPAPRTKTLQTTSSSPAAGNSSSQSKSPISSYITSPTSGSPKVITNHPWMAIVHPGPWTQLPPAPAPVPSPRSKSVSNPRGLWYRPKLSPPNPFADEVDEDTQEEAEDQSKPLVAASQSESSGNLTNESVNTDASFSSSDAENTASKSTSADDVMDKLIPLKTPDLKEAGGGAVTVAAEEGDSGGSLSGPHATSDVAQSRILPRSLSVPAMTSEHSQSPVVPSDLTEANETVTSSQSKQVCKENPFDRKPAMSRSKTFQALPSSRPTAPGYGFPLIKRKVQADQYVSTEDLQVEMGQLDKHLEALEQKGVKLERNLRDCKNDKEEEQMLMDWFALIHERHILVRRDTELVYLTKQQKLEERQADVEYELRCLLNKPESDWSQEDRSREQQLMDELVAIIEQRNQIISSLDQDRQREREEDELWEDMTKNKEFQKEGLKEMKKSKGRFKPAKVFKMLNHYAASAKDSMDKKS, from the exons ATGGTTTCCATCAAGGTGCCTGATTGTTTGAGCATCATCACGTATCTTTTCCAGTACTACCACTTCTTCAGCAGGAAGCCTTATG CAGGTCTTGCCAGTTTTAGGTCATCACACATCGCTGTCTTAGACAATCTCACAAAGAGTAAAGCTCCTGTTGGTCTGAAACCCCTGAAG AGCTCGACTGATCTGTCCAGCGGAGAAGATAATTTATCCAGCACAAGACCACACACAGTGTGTCATTTGTGTTTCAAACCTGTCCACCTTATTCAGAGACATCTGATCGACGGAAAGGTCTACCATCGCAGCTGTTTCAG atGCAAAGTGTGCCACAGCACTCTTTTAGCAGGGTCTTACACAAAGGGGAGGGATGCTGGCTCCTTGATCTGTACTCACCATATAACGGACAGTAAAAGTACTCCTGTTGACCTCTGTCAGCAAATTGGATCTACGGAGAATACACCCAAATGTAAGTTTCAGGCAGGATATTTATCTCTGGATGGACTGACTATCTCCAGCGTCCCTCATTACACTGTTAAAACAGAGTCACAGGACAGGCTGGGTTATAGAAGACTGGAGATGGAGCAAAGAGAAAAGCAGGAGAGGAGCAGAGCGGTGaaagacagtgaaaacagagaCTCACCTGTTGTAATGAAGAGTAAGGTAAAGCCAGCACCTCCTAATCCTCCCCCACCCAGAGTTAAAGACAAGACTGCCAAAGAAGCTGGAAAAGCTGGACCTGCACCCATTCCAACAGACAGCAAGGTACAGCAGGAAGCGACAAAGACTGAAGAGCTGTCTGAGCTCTCTTCACCATGTGCACTAGTGACAGAGGGAAACAGTCGGCCAGTTCCTGCACCCAGGCGCATGATGGACTCTGCTGTAGTCCCTGTTCCTGCACCCAGGACCAAAACTTTGCAGACTACCAGCAGCTCTCCTGCTGCAG GCAATTCATCCAGTCAAAGTAAATCACCTATTTCATCTTACAT CACCAGCCCAACCAGTGGCAGCCCTAAAGTGATTACCAACCATCCATGGATGGCCATTGTCCATCCTGGACCCTGGACACAACTGCCTCCTGCTCCGGCCCCGGTACCCTCCCCTCGATCCAAATCTGTCTCTAACCCACGGGGGTTGTGGTACAGACCCAAACTCTCTCCTCCCAATCCGTTTGCAGACGAGGTGGATGAGGACACTCAGGAAGAGGCTGAAGACCAATCTAAGCCCTTAGTGGCagctagccaatcagagagcagtgGTAATCTGACAAATGAATCGGTGAACACTGATGCTTCATTTAGCTCAAGTGATGCTGAAAATACTGCCAGTAAATCTACATCTGCTGATGATGTAATGGACAAACTCATTCCACTAAAGACACCAGATCTCAAAGAGGCTGGTGGAGGTGCAGTAACTGTCGCTGCAGAGGAGGGAGACTCAGGAGGCTCCTTATCAGGGCCGCATGCCACTTCAGACGTAGCACAGAGTCGTATTTTACCCAGGAGCCTTTCTGTGCCAGCTATGACATCTGAACACTCTCAAAGTCCTGTTGTGCCTTCTGACCTGACAGAGGCGAACGAAACTGTCACATCATCTCAAAGTAAG CAGGTCTGCAAAGAGAATCCTTTTGATCGAAAACCTGCAATGTCTAGATCAAAGACTTTCCAGGCCCTCCCATCTTCACGGCCCACCGCTCCTGGATATGGCTTCCCACTCATCAAAAGGAAG GTGCAGGCAGACCAATATGTTTCTACAGAAGACCTGCAGGTGGAGATGGGACAACTGGATAAACATCTGGAGGCACTGGAACAAAAAGGAGTCAAACTGGAGAGGAATCTGAGAGACTGCAAGAATG acaaagaggaagaacaaaTGCTGATGGACTGGTTCGCTCTTATCCATGAGAGACATATTCTGGTGCGCAGAGATACAGAGCTGGTTTATCT gACAAAGCAGCAGAAGTTagaggagagacaggcagaTGTGGAGTACGAGCTTAGATGTCTCCTTAATAAACCAG AGAGTGACTGGAGTCAAGAGGATCGAAGTCGAGAGCAGCAGCTGATGGACGAGCTGGTCGCCATCATCGAACAGAGGAACCAGATCATCAGCAGCTTGGATCAGGACAGGCAGAG ggaaagagaagaagatgagCTTTGGGAAGACATGACGAAGAACAAAG AGTTCCAGAAAGAAGGActgaaagagatgaagaagtCAAAAGGAAGGTTCAAGCCAGCAAAAGTTTTTAAGATGCTGAACCATTATGCAGCAAGCGCTAAAGACTCCATGGACAAAAAGAGCTGA